Proteins encoded together in one Gemmatimonadota bacterium DH-78 window:
- the purF gene encoding amidophosphoribosyltransferase — translation MRRTLDIVDTRPPDLDDKPREECGVVAITGVEGAAELAFLGLYALQHRGQEAGGMVAVDDDGVARVHKGLGLVADVFDAESLKRLEGSTALGHVRYSTAGGGGARNAQPIVVRYAEGDLAVAHNGNLTNAHDLRNWLVREGSIFQGTNDSEVVVHLVARSRHETVDLQIDDALTHLEGAFSMVISVGQTLYAVRDRRGFRPLVLGRVEGGHVVASETCALDILGAEYIRDIEPGEVLKIEGDKVENLRPLPPAKKASPCIFELVYFARPDSRLWGVSVDRARRAFGRQLAREHHVEADCVIAVPDSANSAALGYAEESGIPYELGLLRNHYVGRTFIKPSQADRDFGARIKYNPVREVMEGQRVVVVDDSLVRGTTSRSLVKFMKEAGAKEVHFRIASPPVKSPCFYGIDMPSRSELIGSTRSVEEIAEELGVDSLGYLSLEGMQGAVEDAGPFCNACFSGDYPAPLIDVEKGYVPGNVGPSC, via the coding sequence ATGCGCCGCACTCTCGACATCGTCGACACCCGCCCTCCCGACCTCGACGACAAACCCCGCGAGGAGTGCGGGGTGGTGGCCATCACCGGAGTGGAGGGGGCCGCCGAGCTCGCCTTCCTCGGACTCTACGCCCTCCAGCACCGCGGCCAGGAGGCCGGCGGCATGGTGGCCGTCGACGACGATGGAGTCGCCCGGGTGCACAAGGGCCTCGGGCTCGTGGCCGACGTGTTCGACGCGGAGTCGCTGAAACGACTCGAAGGATCCACGGCGCTCGGGCACGTGCGCTACTCGACGGCGGGCGGCGGCGGGGCCCGCAACGCGCAGCCGATCGTGGTGCGGTACGCCGAGGGCGATCTCGCGGTCGCCCACAACGGCAACCTCACCAACGCGCACGACCTGCGGAACTGGCTCGTGCGCGAGGGCTCGATCTTCCAGGGCACCAACGACTCCGAAGTGGTGGTGCACCTGGTCGCGCGCTCGCGGCACGAGACGGTCGATCTGCAGATCGACGACGCGCTCACCCACCTCGAGGGCGCCTTCAGCATGGTGATCTCTGTGGGCCAGACGCTCTACGCGGTGCGCGACCGGCGGGGCTTCCGGCCGCTGGTGCTCGGGCGGGTCGAGGGCGGCCACGTGGTGGCCAGCGAGACCTGCGCCCTCGACATTCTCGGCGCCGAGTACATCCGCGACATCGAGCCGGGCGAGGTGCTGAAGATCGAGGGTGACAAGGTCGAGAACCTGCGCCCGCTTCCGCCGGCCAAGAAGGCCTCCCCCTGCATCTTCGAGCTGGTATACTTCGCGCGTCCCGACTCCCGCCTGTGGGGAGTGAGCGTGGATCGCGCCCGACGCGCCTTCGGGCGTCAGCTCGCGCGGGAGCATCACGTGGAGGCGGACTGCGTGATCGCCGTGCCCGACTCCGCCAACTCCGCGGCGCTCGGGTACGCGGAGGAGAGCGGCATTCCCTACGAGCTCGGGCTGCTGCGCAACCACTATGTGGGGCGCACCTTCATCAAGCCGAGTCAGGCCGATCGCGACTTCGGGGCGCGGATCAAGTACAACCCCGTGCGCGAGGTGATGGAGGGACAGCGGGTGGTGGTGGTCGACGACTCGCTCGTGCGGGGCACCACCAGCCGGTCGCTGGTGAAGTTCATGAAGGAGGCGGGCGCGAAGGAGGTGCACTTCCGCATCGCTTCGCCGCCGGTGAAGAGCCCCTGCTTCTACGGCATCGACATGCCGAGTCGCTCGGAGCTCATCGGCTCCACCCGGTCGGTCGAAGAGATCGCCGAGGAGCTCGGCGTGGATTCGCTCGGCTACCTCTCGCTCGAGGGCATGCAGGGCGCGGTCGAGGACGCCGGCCCCTTCTGCAACGCCTGCTTCTCGGGCGACTACCCCGCCCCGCTGATCGATGTCGAGAAGGGGTACGTGCCCGGAAACGTCGGCCCCAGCTGCTGA
- a CDS encoding phosphoribosylaminoimidazolesuccinocarboxamide synthase has product MSDALHETRLPLPLLHRGKVRDVYAVGDDRLLMVASDRVSAFDVVMGRPIPRKGEVLTQITAWWLDRLGRDEGIDHHLIAVDPDDLVAEHPELAASRAAWQGRAMLVHRTAPVLVECVIRGYLSGSAWREYRDHGTLAGEPLPAGLRESDRLEAPLFSPATKAQEGHDENITFDAVVERVGLEQAERLRELSHRIYRIGRDTCEERGIILADTKFEFGVDAAGRLLLIDEVLTPDSSRFWPRESYAPGRGQPSLDKQPVRDWLDGIPEWDKTPPAPDLTDAVVEATTARYLDVFERLTGRSLDEWNPPRFGNHATP; this is encoded by the coding sequence GTGTCTGACGCCCTGCACGAGACCCGGCTTCCGCTGCCCCTGCTCCACCGGGGCAAGGTGCGCGACGTGTACGCCGTGGGCGACGATCGCCTGCTGATGGTGGCGAGCGATCGAGTGAGCGCCTTCGACGTGGTGATGGGGCGCCCCATTCCGCGAAAGGGCGAGGTGCTCACCCAGATCACCGCCTGGTGGCTCGACCGCCTCGGTCGCGACGAGGGCATCGACCACCACCTGATCGCCGTCGACCCCGACGATCTCGTGGCCGAGCACCCCGAGCTGGCGGCCAGCCGCGCCGCCTGGCAGGGGCGCGCCATGCTCGTGCACCGCACCGCGCCGGTGCTCGTGGAGTGCGTGATCCGCGGCTACCTGTCGGGCTCCGCCTGGCGGGAGTATCGCGATCACGGCACCCTCGCCGGCGAGCCGCTCCCCGCGGGGCTGCGCGAGAGCGACCGGCTCGAGGCTCCCCTCTTCTCGCCGGCCACCAAGGCGCAGGAGGGGCACGACGAGAACATCACCTTCGATGCGGTGGTGGAGCGGGTGGGGCTCGAGCAGGCGGAGCGACTGCGCGAGCTCTCGCACCGCATCTACCGCATCGGACGCGACACCTGTGAAGAGCGCGGCATCATCCTGGCCGACACCAAGTTCGAGTTCGGGGTCGACGCCGCCGGTCGGCTGCTGCTGATCGACGAGGTGCTCACCCCCGATTCGTCGCGCTTCTGGCCCCGCGAGTCGTACGCGCCCGGTCGCGGACAGCCCAGCCTCGACAAGCAACCGGTGCGCGACTGGCTCGACGGTATTCCCGAGTGGGACAAGACGCCGCCCGCGCCCGACCTCACCGACGCCGTGGTCGAGGCCACGACGGCCCGCTACCTCGACGTCTTCGAGCGACTCACCGGTCGGTCGCTCGACGAGTGGAATCCCCCGCGCTTCGGGAATCACGCCACGCCATGA
- the purS gene encoding phosphoribosylformylglycinamidine synthase subunit PurS has product MSRFLIEIRVTPRKGILDPQGKAIHHALHSLGWSTVDDVRVGKAIHLELEADDADAARSEAEAMCRKLLANPVTEDFELLQVEEAGA; this is encoded by the coding sequence TTGAGCCGCTTCCTCATCGAGATCCGCGTCACCCCCCGCAAGGGGATCCTCGATCCCCAGGGCAAGGCGATCCACCACGCGCTGCACTCGCTCGGGTGGAGCACCGTGGACGACGTCCGGGTGGGCAAGGCGATCCACCTCGAACTCGAAGCCGACGACGCCGACGCCGCGCGCAGCGAGGCCGAGGCCATGTGTCGCAAGCTGCTCGCCAACCCGGTCACCGAGGACTTCGAGCTGCTGCAGGTGGAGGAGGCCGGGGCATGA
- the fsa gene encoding fructose-6-phosphate aldolase — MKIFLDTADLGEIRRAADAGLIDGVTTNPSLMAKVSGDRDPADLFLDICAAVDGPVSAEVVAVEKDAMVSEGRRLAKLADNIVVKLPLTEEGLRACRALTSEGIRTNVTLCFSPTQAAFAAKAGATYISPFVGRLDDIAGEGMQLIAQIRQIYDNYGFDTQILTASIRHPQHVVEAMLIGSDCGTLPPKVLYQLLKHPLTDKGLDAFLADWKTLGKDL; from the coding sequence ATGAAGATCTTTCTCGACACCGCCGACCTCGGCGAGATTCGCCGCGCCGCCGACGCGGGCCTCATCGACGGGGTGACCACCAACCCCTCGCTCATGGCGAAGGTGTCCGGCGATCGCGACCCCGCCGATCTCTTCCTCGACATCTGCGCCGCGGTGGACGGACCGGTCAGCGCCGAGGTGGTGGCGGTGGAGAAGGACGCGATGGTGTCGGAGGGCCGCCGGCTCGCGAAGCTCGCCGACAACATCGTGGTGAAGCTCCCGCTCACCGAAGAGGGACTCCGCGCCTGCCGCGCCCTCACCTCCGAGGGGATCCGCACCAACGTCACCCTCTGTTTCTCGCCCACGCAGGCCGCCTTCGCCGCCAAGGCGGGCGCCACCTACATCTCGCCCTTCGTGGGGCGCCTCGACGACATCGCCGGCGAGGGCATGCAGCTGATCGCCCAGATCCGGCAGATCTACGACAACTACGGCTTCGACACGCAGATCCTGACCGCGTCGATCCGCCACCCGCAGCACGTGGTGGAGGCGATGCTGATCGGATCCGACTGCGGCACCCTGCCCCCCAAGGTGCTGTACCAGCTTCTGAAGCATCCGTTGACCGACAAGGGACTGGACGCATTCCTCGCCGACTGGAAGACCCTGGGCAAGGATCTCTGA
- the purB gene encoding adenylosuccinate lyase, with product MTQSTDRYVHPLTGRYASTEMQRVFSPAHRYGTWRRIWLALAEAQQETGLSIPDAALEQMRAALDTIDFDRAAEYEKRFRHDVMAHVHLFGDDAPEARAIIHLGATSAFIGDNTDLILHREALELVRDRVVRCMAALADFARRWRELPTLAYTHFQPAQPTTVGKRATLWLQDLALDLEEIEFRLETLRFRGVRGTTGTQASFLELYDGDHARVDRLDALVGEKMGFSATYGVSGQTYSRKVDQALQGTLAGVASSVSKLAHDWRLLAHLREVEEPWEKEQIGSSAMPYKRNPMRAERICALARHVITLGIDPAFTAATQWMERTLDDSANRRLSIPDAYLTLDGALVLAENVSAGLIVHPAVVAKNLDEHLPFMATETLLMQATAGGGDRQELHERIRVHAHAAAGEMKEGRPSDLIERIAGDDAFGMDADRIRSLIDARAFVGRAPEQVDRFLAEWIDPVLDRLGSAAEARLGSPDIRV from the coding sequence ATGACGCAGAGCACCGATCGATACGTTCACCCCCTCACCGGGCGCTACGCCTCCACCGAGATGCAGCGGGTGTTCAGCCCCGCCCATCGCTACGGCACCTGGCGGCGCATCTGGCTCGCGCTGGCCGAGGCGCAGCAGGAGACGGGGCTCTCGATCCCGGATGCGGCGCTCGAACAGATGCGGGCCGCCCTCGACACGATCGACTTCGATCGGGCCGCCGAGTACGAGAAGCGCTTCCGCCACGACGTGATGGCGCACGTGCACCTCTTCGGCGACGACGCCCCCGAGGCGCGCGCGATCATCCACCTCGGGGCGACCAGCGCCTTCATCGGCGACAACACCGACCTGATTCTGCACCGCGAGGCCCTCGAACTCGTGCGCGATCGGGTGGTGCGCTGCATGGCCGCCCTGGCCGACTTCGCGCGCCGCTGGCGCGAACTGCCGACCCTCGCCTACACGCACTTCCAGCCGGCCCAGCCGACCACGGTGGGCAAGCGGGCCACCCTCTGGCTGCAGGACCTGGCCCTCGACCTGGAGGAGATCGAGTTTCGGCTCGAAACGCTGCGCTTCCGCGGCGTGCGCGGCACGACGGGTACACAGGCGTCCTTTCTCGAGCTCTACGACGGCGATCACGCCCGGGTCGATCGACTCGACGCCCTCGTCGGCGAGAAGATGGGCTTCTCCGCCACCTACGGGGTGAGCGGTCAGACCTACTCGCGAAAGGTGGACCAGGCGCTCCAGGGCACCCTCGCGGGCGTGGCCTCGTCGGTGTCGAAGCTGGCCCACGACTGGCGGCTGCTCGCCCACCTCCGCGAGGTGGAAGAGCCCTGGGAGAAGGAGCAGATCGGTTCGTCGGCGATGCCCTACAAGCGCAACCCGATGCGCGCCGAGCGCATCTGTGCCCTGGCCCGCCACGTGATCACCCTGGGCATCGACCCCGCCTTCACCGCCGCCACGCAGTGGATGGAGCGCACGCTCGACGACTCGGCCAACCGTCGCCTTTCCATTCCCGACGCCTACCTCACGCTCGACGGCGCGCTGGTGCTCGCGGAGAACGTCTCGGCAGGACTGATCGTGCACCCGGCAGTGGTGGCGAAGAACCTCGACGAGCATCTTCCCTTCATGGCCACCGAGACCCTGCTCATGCAGGCCACCGCCGGCGGCGGCGATCGTCAGGAACTCCACGAGAGGATCCGCGTGCATGCGCACGCCGCCGCGGGCGAGATGAAGGAGGGGCGGCCCTCCGACCTGATCGAGCGCATCGCGGGCGACGACGCCTTCGGCATGGATGCCGACCGCATTCGCTCGCTGATCGACGCCCGCGCCTTCGTGGGTCGGGCGCCCGAGCAGGTGGACCGCTTCCTCGCCGAGTGGATCGATCCGGTGCTCGACCGGCTCGGATCGGCCGCCGAAGCGCGACTGGGGAGCCCCGACATCCGTGTCTGA
- a CDS encoding trypsin-like peptidase domain-containing protein, with product MTDVSRTVDSRFAVPRTVAGALTLVLLASLAGCSSDANGGTAWAADSPSGEAVSLVQERPADAPATLQEAAGSVDTSRRTAIVQASERVAPAVVTINTVRTQRVRPSSVWESFFLPPNAARQVSGLGSGFVIDGDRGLVVTNDHVVQGAERLLATFPDGRSFEATVVGTDPVTDVAVIRIDSDEPLPEAPLGTSEALYIGEWVVAIGNPFGYLLSNPEPTVTAGVVSAVGRHIVPSNGDDGFYLGMIQTDASINPGNSGGPLVNALGQVIGVNSSIFSRSGGSEGLGFAIPIDRALHVAGDLIDHGEVRRAWLGVDVEPAEADDWGRSRGVMVSQVAGGSPAQDAGLVAGRRVLSANGRRLAAPLDWEDVIIDLRPGDALTLEVEGGAAPVRIRAEDLPSLTAERVIVLEQLEMINVTPQIRAERELASEAGALVVSAAPAIASQIGLQPGDVLVQINNVRVNSADEAARYFQQLRPGRVRLGVERRGGYIFIDFIWRRG from the coding sequence ATGACCGACGTGTCTCGCACCGTCGACTCCCGATTCGCCGTCCCGCGCACCGTCGCGGGGGCGCTGACTCTCGTCCTGCTCGCCTCGCTCGCGGGCTGCAGTTCGGATGCGAACGGGGGCACCGCCTGGGCCGCCGACTCGCCGAGCGGCGAAGCCGTGTCCCTCGTGCAGGAGCGGCCGGCCGATGCGCCGGCCACCCTTCAGGAGGCGGCCGGCAGCGTCGACACCTCGCGCCGAACCGCCATCGTGCAGGCGTCGGAGCGGGTGGCACCGGCCGTCGTCACGATCAATACCGTGCGCACCCAGCGGGTGCGTCCGTCGAGCGTGTGGGAGAGCTTCTTCCTGCCGCCGAACGCCGCGCGCCAGGTGTCGGGACTCGGCTCGGGCTTCGTGATCGACGGGGATCGCGGCCTGGTGGTCACCAACGACCACGTGGTGCAGGGCGCGGAGCGACTGCTCGCCACCTTCCCCGACGGGCGCTCGTTCGAGGCGACCGTGGTGGGCACCGACCCGGTCACCGACGTGGCGGTCATCCGGATCGACAGCGACGAGCCGCTTCCCGAGGCGCCGCTCGGCACCTCCGAGGCGCTCTACATCGGCGAATGGGTGGTGGCCATCGGCAACCCCTTCGGCTACCTGCTGTCGAACCCCGAACCGACCGTCACCGCCGGGGTGGTGAGTGCCGTGGGGCGCCACATCGTGCCCTCCAACGGCGACGACGGCTTCTACCTCGGCATGATCCAGACCGACGCCTCGATCAATCCCGGCAACTCGGGCGGGCCGCTCGTGAACGCCCTCGGTCAGGTGATCGGCGTGAACTCGTCGATCTTCTCGCGCTCGGGGGGAAGCGAGGGACTCGGGTTCGCCATTCCCATCGATCGGGCGCTGCATGTGGCGGGCGACCTGATCGACCACGGCGAGGTGCGCCGGGCGTGGCTCGGCGTGGACGTGGAGCCGGCCGAGGCCGACGACTGGGGCCGCAGCCGCGGGGTGATGGTCAGTCAGGTGGCCGGCGGCTCGCCCGCGCAGGACGCCGGGCTGGTGGCGGGGCGCCGGGTGCTGTCGGCCAACGGGCGCCGCCTTGCGGCCCCACTCGACTGGGAGGACGTGATCATCGACCTCCGCCCCGGCGACGCGCTCACCCTCGAGGTGGAGGGCGGTGCGGCACCGGTGCGGATCCGGGCGGAGGATCTGCCCTCGCTCACCGCCGAGCGGGTGATCGTGCTCGAGCAGCTCGAGATGATCAACGTCACCCCGCAGATCCGGGCCGAGCGCGAGCTCGCCTCCGAGGCGGGGGCCCTGGTGGTTTCGGCCGCGCCGGCGATCGCGAGCCAGATCGGTCTGCAGCCGGGCGACGTGCTCGTGCAGATCAACAACGTGCGGGTGAACTCGGCCGACGAGGCCGCCCGCTACTTCCAGCAGCTTCGACCGGGGCGCGTGCGACTGGGTGTCGAGCGCCGCGGCGGCTACATCTTCATCGACTTCATCTGGCGACGCGGATGA
- the pssA gene encoding CDP-diacylglycerol--serine O-phosphatidyltransferase, with the protein MTPRPRREEGLHGPDPERGPVRRPRANLQRGIIILPSAFTLGNLFFGIYAIVAATRGDLEWAGWFIVFAGVLDMLDGRVARFTRTGSRFGAELDSLVDAISFGVAPGMIMYQIFFADAESWSWTLSYVFVVAVVVRLARFNVEQGGEAKRHFLGLPSPAAGMTLASWYPFSQTPLFQRYLIDLPWQQIMAVGMVLIGVLMVSHVPYAKVPRIGFRSWKGRLTTAWIATLVVLAVTVPRYYFFTALVLYIVWGLLKTVLLGLLDRLPERDPLLDDPEDDEEDDAYAHSRDIRALDYSHLNPEPRRSRRRTPENDS; encoded by the coding sequence ATGACCCCCCGCCCACGCCGCGAGGAAGGCCTGCACGGCCCCGACCCCGAGCGGGGGCCCGTGCGCCGTCCGCGGGCGAACCTGCAGCGGGGAATCATCATCCTCCCCTCGGCGTTCACCCTCGGCAATCTGTTTTTCGGCATCTACGCGATCGTGGCCGCCACGCGCGGCGATCTCGAGTGGGCCGGCTGGTTCATCGTCTTCGCCGGCGTGCTCGACATGCTCGACGGCCGGGTGGCGCGCTTCACCCGCACCGGCTCCCGCTTCGGCGCGGAACTCGACTCGCTGGTGGATGCGATCAGCTTCGGCGTCGCGCCGGGCATGATCATGTACCAGATCTTCTTCGCCGACGCGGAGTCGTGGAGCTGGACCCTCTCGTACGTGTTCGTGGTGGCGGTGGTGGTGCGTCTCGCGCGCTTCAACGTCGAGCAGGGGGGCGAGGCGAAGCGCCATTTCCTGGGCCTCCCCTCGCCCGCGGCCGGCATGACGCTGGCGTCCTGGTATCCGTTCAGCCAGACCCCGCTCTTCCAGCGCTACCTGATCGATCTGCCCTGGCAGCAGATCATGGCCGTGGGCATGGTGCTCATCGGCGTGCTGATGGTCAGTCACGTGCCCTACGCCAAGGTGCCGCGCATCGGCTTCCGCAGCTGGAAGGGCCGGCTGACCACCGCCTGGATCGCCACTCTGGTGGTGCTCGCCGTCACCGTGCCGCGCTACTACTTCTTCACGGCGCTGGTGCTGTACATCGTCTGGGGACTCCTGAAGACGGTGCTTCTCGGTCTGCTCGACCGACTCCCCGAGCGCGATCCGCTGCTCGACGACCCCGAAGACGACGAAGAGGATGACGCCTACGCGCATTCCCGCGACATTCGGGCCCTCGACTACTCGCATCTGAACCCCGAACCGCGGCGCTCCCGCCGCCGGACCCCGGAGAACGACTCTTGA
- the purL gene encoding phosphoribosylformylglycinamidine synthase subunit PurL codes for MSSAPTGRPLPAEVAPRAGDPEITDEVVADHGLSPDEYEKVRAIMGRTPTWTELGVFSAMWSEHCGYKNSKRLLKTLPTQAPWVIKGPGENAGVIDVGDGYALAFKIESHNHPSAVEPYQGAATGVGGILRDIFTMGARPIAVLDSLRFGDLDSARVRYLFGGVVKGVGDYGNCVGIPNIGGEVQFDAAYEGNPLVNAMCLGLMKHEELITGVAEGVGNPLMAVGARTGRDGIHGATFASEELSEDADESSRPMVQVGDPFTEKLLLEASLELIASGHITGIQDMGAAGLTSSATEMAGRAGNGVEIDTALVPVREVGMTPYEILLSESQERMLVTAKAGHEDDVRRILEKWELEAEVVGRVTDDGMFRVKENGVTVAEIPNIPLTEECPTYEREGIEALEVAELRDMELPVADPLPDPSLALLDLMRSPNIASKRWIFRQYDTTVRTSTVRRPGGDAGAVRIRGTRRAVAATTDCNGRYVYLDPRNGARAAVAEAARNLVCVGALPTAVTNNLNFGNPLKPPIYYQLREAVRGLGEACQAFETPVTGGNVSLFNETDGKAIHPTPVIGMVGVIDDIDFITGHAFQEPGDAILQLGDNTDEIGASEYLYRFHDGLVAGHPPSVDLLAERSLQQAVLSMIRTGRVRSAHDCAEGGLAVALVESALGEGDAPVGVDVELPDALPAAPLFFGEAQGRIVVSCADADADALIDIAKSHGVPVRRIGTVTDASEGVRIRGAGTEIFCRIASLAEGYFQTLPSIMDAAPVAAARDDQ; via the coding sequence ATGAGTTCCGCACCGACCGGACGCCCCCTTCCCGCCGAGGTCGCACCGCGCGCGGGCGATCCGGAGATCACCGACGAGGTGGTGGCCGATCACGGGCTGTCGCCCGACGAGTACGAGAAGGTGCGGGCCATCATGGGCCGCACCCCCACCTGGACCGAGCTCGGCGTGTTCAGCGCCATGTGGTCGGAGCACTGCGGCTACAAGAACTCCAAGCGGCTGCTCAAGACGCTCCCCACGCAGGCCCCCTGGGTGATCAAGGGCCCCGGTGAGAACGCCGGGGTGATCGACGTGGGCGACGGATACGCGCTCGCCTTCAAGATCGAGTCCCACAACCACCCGAGCGCCGTCGAGCCCTACCAAGGTGCGGCGACCGGCGTGGGCGGGATTCTCCGCGACATCTTCACCATGGGTGCGCGCCCGATCGCGGTGCTCGACTCGCTGCGGTTCGGCGATCTCGACTCCGCGCGGGTGCGCTACCTCTTCGGCGGGGTCGTGAAGGGCGTCGGCGACTACGGCAACTGCGTGGGCATTCCGAACATCGGCGGCGAGGTGCAGTTCGACGCCGCCTACGAGGGCAACCCGCTGGTGAACGCGATGTGCCTCGGGCTCATGAAGCACGAGGAGCTCATCACCGGAGTGGCCGAGGGCGTGGGCAACCCGCTGATGGCGGTGGGTGCCCGCACCGGGCGCGACGGCATCCACGGCGCCACCTTCGCCTCGGAGGAACTGAGCGAAGACGCCGACGAGTCGAGCCGCCCGATGGTGCAGGTGGGCGATCCGTTCACCGAGAAGCTCCTGCTCGAGGCGTCGCTGGAACTGATCGCCAGCGGACACATCACCGGCATCCAGGACATGGGGGCCGCGGGGCTGACCTCGTCGGCCACCGAGATGGCCGGACGCGCCGGCAACGGCGTCGAGATCGACACCGCGCTCGTGCCGGTGCGCGAGGTGGGCATGACGCCCTACGAGATCCTGCTCAGCGAGTCGCAGGAGCGCATGCTCGTGACTGCGAAAGCGGGCCACGAAGACGACGTGCGCCGCATTCTCGAGAAGTGGGAGCTCGAGGCCGAGGTGGTGGGCCGGGTGACCGACGACGGCATGTTCCGGGTGAAGGAAAACGGGGTGACCGTCGCCGAGATCCCCAACATTCCCCTCACCGAGGAGTGCCCCACCTACGAGCGCGAGGGCATCGAGGCGCTCGAGGTGGCCGAGCTGCGCGACATGGAGCTTCCGGTGGCCGACCCGCTGCCCGATCCCTCGCTCGCCCTGCTCGACCTGATGCGCTCACCCAACATCGCATCGAAGCGCTGGATCTTCCGTCAGTACGACACCACGGTGCGCACGAGCACCGTTCGCCGCCCGGGTGGAGACGCGGGCGCGGTCCGGATCCGGGGCACCCGCCGAGCGGTGGCCGCCACCACCGACTGCAACGGCCGCTACGTGTATCTCGACCCTCGCAACGGGGCTCGAGCCGCCGTGGCCGAGGCCGCTCGCAACCTGGTGTGCGTCGGAGCCCTGCCCACGGCCGTCACGAACAATCTGAACTTTGGAAATCCTTTGAAACCGCCGATCTATTATCAGCTTAGAGAAGCGGTGAGGGGACTCGGCGAAGCCTGCCAGGCCTTCGAGACTCCGGTCACGGGAGGCAACGTTTCGCTCTTCAACGAGACCGATGGCAAGGCGATTCACCCCACTCCGGTGATCGGAATGGTGGGGGTGATCGACGACATCGATTTCATCACCGGGCACGCCTTCCAGGAGCCCGGCGACGCGATCCTCCAGCTCGGTGACAACACCGACGAGATCGGCGCCTCGGAGTATCTGTACCGGTTCCACGACGGACTCGTGGCGGGGCATCCGCCGTCGGTGGATCTGCTCGCCGAGCGGTCGCTCCAGCAGGCGGTGCTGTCGATGATCCGCACCGGCCGGGTCCGCTCGGCGCACGACTGCGCCGAGGGCGGGTTGGCCGTGGCCCTCGTGGAGAGCGCGCTGGGCGAAGGCGACGCCCCCGTGGGGGTGGACGTCGAGCTTCCCGACGCGCTGCCCGCCGCCCCGCTGTTCTTCGGCGAGGCCCAGGGACGCATCGTCGTCTCCTGCGCCGACGCCGACGCCGACGCGTTGATCGACATCGCGAAGTCGCACGGCGTGCCCGTGCGACGCATCGGCACGGTGACCGACGCTTCGGAGGGCGTGCGCATTCGCGGCGCCGGGACCGAGATCTTCTGTCGGATCGCTTCGCTCGCCGAAGGTTACTTCCAGACCCTTCCCTCGATCATGGACGCGGCGCCCGTCGCCGCTGCCCGGGACGACCAGTAA
- the purQ gene encoding phosphoribosylformylglycinamidine synthase subunit PurQ — MKAAVVTFPGSNCDHDLYHAVKAVGGEPHFVWHRDRGLDGVDVVLLSGGFSYGDYLRAGAIARFSPIMDDVLAFARAGGPVAGICNGFQVLCEAGLLPGALIRNASLKFQSENVRIRVERTDTVFTADYTEGQVLQIPSAHAEGNYRADAETIERLEGEGRVLFRYVDATGEASDAGNPNGSVANVAGIVDEGGRVMGMMPHPERAMDDLLGSRDGRGFFTSLLSAFAGSAA, encoded by the coding sequence ATGAAGGCCGCCGTCGTCACCTTTCCCGGGTCGAATTGCGACCACGACCTCTACCATGCGGTGAAGGCGGTGGGCGGCGAGCCGCACTTCGTCTGGCACCGCGACCGGGGTCTCGACGGGGTCGACGTGGTGCTGCTCTCCGGCGGCTTCAGCTACGGCGACTACCTGCGGGCCGGAGCCATCGCCCGCTTCAGTCCGATCATGGACGACGTGCTCGCCTTCGCGCGCGCGGGCGGCCCCGTGGCCGGCATCTGCAACGGCTTCCAGGTGCTGTGTGAAGCGGGACTCCTGCCCGGCGCCCTGATCCGCAACGCCTCGCTCAAGTTCCAGAGCGAGAACGTCCGGATCCGGGTCGAACGCACCGACACCGTCTTTACCGCCGACTACACCGAGGGGCAGGTGCTCCAGATCCCGAGCGCCCACGCGGAGGGCAACTACCGCGCCGACGCCGAGACGATCGAGCGGCTCGAGGGAGAGGGCCGCGTGCTCTTCCGCTACGTGGATGCGACGGGCGAGGCATCCGACGCCGGCAACCCCAACGGATCGGTGGCCAACGTCGCCGGCATCGTCGACGAGGGCGGCCGGGTGATGGGCATGATGCCCCACCCCGAGCGCGCCATGGACGATCTTCTGGGCTCCCGCGACGGGCGGGGCTTCTTCACCTCCCTTCTCTCGGCTTTCGCAGGGAGCGCAGCATGA